The proteins below are encoded in one region of Gadus macrocephalus chromosome 14, ASM3116895v1:
- the zgc:123258 gene encoding signal peptide peptidase-like 2A isoform X3, producing the protein MNCQEAILHLSYGGVQKEYCLVYNQSWTPLARSLDQAILFPLLNLSTTTLCDPSSVPPGTSPALLNGSALVVRSGECNISRKALVAQRLGAGALLVASRSYLVTPSANESEYAKVHIPLALMRYIDLLDTKQVFGEGQVQAQMFSPPQAALDPNMAVMLLIAVCTVALGGYWSGACERQRLTGAGADGGGGEEKAADSGDVFLYSPLKVVAFVGMMCLMLVLMYFFYTVLVYVFISIFFLASVTALFSCFDAILELLGVSTVRFSVRRWEFSVRSLILAAVCISIAVVWVVYRNEDRWIWILQDLLGIAFCLNFMKTISLSNFKICVILLSLLLIYDVFFVFITPYLTKNGVSIMVQVALGPDAAGEKAQGNVVTIPAVPQPPSEKLPVVMRLPRFSAVAQNLCRMQFSILGYGDIIIPGLLVAYCSRFDVWVNSSRKIYLVSCCIAYTLGMVVTFVVMLLMESGQPALLYLVPFTLLSSATVAARRGEMKHFWTGSVYQVLDSSREPLLPEGRPWRSVGDAC; encoded by the exons ATGAACTGTCAGGAGGCGATCTTGCACCTTTCCTATGGAGGCGTTCAGAAGGAGTACTGCCTGGTGTACAATCAGAGCTGGACGCCTCTGGCCAGAAGTCTGGACCAAGCT ATTCTGTTCCCGCTGCTGAACCTGAGCACCACCACGCTGTGTGACCCGTCCTCCGTCCCCCCGGGGACCAGCCCCGCCCTGTTGAACGGGAGTGCTCTGGTGGTGCGGAGCGGAGAGTGTAACATCAGCCGTAAAGCCTTGGTGGCCCAGCGCCTGGGGGCTGGGGCCCTGCTGGTGGCCAGCCGCAGCTACCTG GTCACTCCATCAGCCAACGAGTCGGAATACGCCAAGGTCCACATTCCTCTGGCCCTCATGAGGTACATAGACCTCCTGGACACCAAGCAG GTGTTTGGCGAGGGGCAGGTGCAGGCCCAGATGTTCTCCCCGCCCCAGGCCGCGCTGGACCCCAACATGGCCGTCATGCTGCTGATCGCCGTCTGCACCGTGGCCCTGGGGGGGTACTGGAGCGGCGCCTGTGAGAG ACAGAGGCTGACGGGCGCTGGggccgacggcggcggcggggaggaGAAGGCGGCGGACAGCGGGGATGTGTTCCTGTACTCCCCCCTGAAGGTGGTGGCCTTCGTGGGCATGATGTGCCTGATGCTGGTCCTCATGTACTTCTTCTACACTGTTCTGG TGTATGTGTTCATTTCCATCTTCTTCCTTGCCTCGGTCACGGCTTTGTTCAGCTGCTTCGACGCCATCCTAGAGCTTCTGGGCGTCAGCACGGTCAG ATTTTCGGTTCGCCGCTGGGAGTTCTCCGTGAGGTCTCTCATCTTGGCTGCAGTTTGCATCAGCATTGCTGTGGTCTGGGTTGTCTACAGGAACGAAGACAG GTGGATCTGGATCCTTCAGGACCTCCTGGGAATCGCCTTCTGCCTCAACTTCATGAAGACTATCTCACTGTCCAACTTCAAG ATCTGTGTGATTCTGCTGAGCCTCCTCCTCATCTATGACGTCTTCTTCGTCTTCATCACACCCTACCTCACCAAG AACGGGGTCAGCATCATGGTGCAGGTCGCACTCGGACCGGACGCCGCAGGAGAGAAG GCACAAGGCAACGTGGTGACGATCCCTGCTGTGCCCCAGCCGCCCTCAGAGAAG cTCCCAGTGGTAATGCGACTTCCCCGCTTCAGTGCGGTGGCCCAGAACCTGTGCAGGATGCAGTTCTCCATCCTCGGATACGGAGACATCATCATCCCAG GTCTGCTGGTGGCCTACTGCAGCCGCTTTGATGTGTGGGTCAACAGCTCCAGGAAGATCTACCTGGTCAGCTGCTGCATAG cctacaCGCTGGGCATGGTGGTGACGTTCGTGGTGATGCTGCTGATGGAGTCGGGGCAGCCGGCGCTCCTCTACCTGGTGCCATTCACCCTGCTCTCCTCCGCCACCGTGGCTGCCCGCCGCGGGGAGATGAAGCACTTCTGGACAGGAAGCGTGTACCAG GTGTTGGACTCATCCAGGGAGCCTTTGCTGCCAG AGGGAAGACCTTGGCGCTCCGTAGGAGACGCATGCTGA
- the zgc:123258 gene encoding signal peptide peptidase-like 2A isoform X2, protein MATLGFILLSTILLAAEKMNCQEAILHLSYGGVQKEYCLVYNQSWTPLARSLDQAILFPLLNLSTTTLCDPSSVPPGTSPALLNGSALVVRSGECNISRKALVAQRLGAGALLVASRSYLVTPSANESEYAKVHIPLALMRYIDLLDTKQVFGEGQVQAQMFSPPQAALDPNMAVMLLIAVCTVALGGYWSGACERQRLTGAGADGGGGEEKAADSGDVFLYSPLKVVAFVGMMCLMLVLMYFFYTVLVYVFISIFFLASVTALFSCFDAILELLGVSTVRFSVRRWEFSVRSLILAAVCISIAVVWVVYRNEDRWIWILQDLLGIAFCLNFMKTISLSNFKICVILLSLLLIYDVFFVFITPYLTKNGVSIMVQVALGPDAAGEKAQGNVVTIPAVPQPPSEKLPVVMRLPRFSAVAQNLCRMQFSILGYGDIIIPGLLVAYCSRFDVWVNSSRKIYLVSCCIAYTLGMVVTFVVMLLMESGQPALLYLVPFTLLSSATVAARRGEMKHFWTGSVYQREDLGAP, encoded by the exons ATGGCGACTCTTGGATTTATACTTTTATCAACAATTCTGCTGGCAGCCGAGAAG ATGAACTGTCAGGAGGCGATCTTGCACCTTTCCTATGGAGGCGTTCAGAAGGAGTACTGCCTGGTGTACAATCAGAGCTGGACGCCTCTGGCCAGAAGTCTGGACCAAGCT ATTCTGTTCCCGCTGCTGAACCTGAGCACCACCACGCTGTGTGACCCGTCCTCCGTCCCCCCGGGGACCAGCCCCGCCCTGTTGAACGGGAGTGCTCTGGTGGTGCGGAGCGGAGAGTGTAACATCAGCCGTAAAGCCTTGGTGGCCCAGCGCCTGGGGGCTGGGGCCCTGCTGGTGGCCAGCCGCAGCTACCTG GTCACTCCATCAGCCAACGAGTCGGAATACGCCAAGGTCCACATTCCTCTGGCCCTCATGAGGTACATAGACCTCCTGGACACCAAGCAG GTGTTTGGCGAGGGGCAGGTGCAGGCCCAGATGTTCTCCCCGCCCCAGGCCGCGCTGGACCCCAACATGGCCGTCATGCTGCTGATCGCCGTCTGCACCGTGGCCCTGGGGGGGTACTGGAGCGGCGCCTGTGAGAG ACAGAGGCTGACGGGCGCTGGggccgacggcggcggcggggaggaGAAGGCGGCGGACAGCGGGGATGTGTTCCTGTACTCCCCCCTGAAGGTGGTGGCCTTCGTGGGCATGATGTGCCTGATGCTGGTCCTCATGTACTTCTTCTACACTGTTCTGG TGTATGTGTTCATTTCCATCTTCTTCCTTGCCTCGGTCACGGCTTTGTTCAGCTGCTTCGACGCCATCCTAGAGCTTCTGGGCGTCAGCACGGTCAG ATTTTCGGTTCGCCGCTGGGAGTTCTCCGTGAGGTCTCTCATCTTGGCTGCAGTTTGCATCAGCATTGCTGTGGTCTGGGTTGTCTACAGGAACGAAGACAG GTGGATCTGGATCCTTCAGGACCTCCTGGGAATCGCCTTCTGCCTCAACTTCATGAAGACTATCTCACTGTCCAACTTCAAG ATCTGTGTGATTCTGCTGAGCCTCCTCCTCATCTATGACGTCTTCTTCGTCTTCATCACACCCTACCTCACCAAG AACGGGGTCAGCATCATGGTGCAGGTCGCACTCGGACCGGACGCCGCAGGAGAGAAG GCACAAGGCAACGTGGTGACGATCCCTGCTGTGCCCCAGCCGCCCTCAGAGAAG cTCCCAGTGGTAATGCGACTTCCCCGCTTCAGTGCGGTGGCCCAGAACCTGTGCAGGATGCAGTTCTCCATCCTCGGATACGGAGACATCATCATCCCAG GTCTGCTGGTGGCCTACTGCAGCCGCTTTGATGTGTGGGTCAACAGCTCCAGGAAGATCTACCTGGTCAGCTGCTGCATAG cctacaCGCTGGGCATGGTGGTGACGTTCGTGGTGATGCTGCTGATGGAGTCGGGGCAGCCGGCGCTCCTCTACCTGGTGCCATTCACCCTGCTCTCCTCCGCCACCGTGGCTGCCCGCCGCGGGGAGATGAAGCACTTCTGGACAGGAAGCGTGTACCAG AGGGAAGACCTTGGCGCTCCGTAG
- the zgc:123258 gene encoding signal peptide peptidase-like 2A isoform X1, with translation MATLGFILLSTILLAAEKMNCQEAILHLSYGGVQKEYCLVYNQSWTPLARSLDQAILFPLLNLSTTTLCDPSSVPPGTSPALLNGSALVVRSGECNISRKALVAQRLGAGALLVASRSYLVTPSANESEYAKVHIPLALMRYIDLLDTKQVFGEGQVQAQMFSPPQAALDPNMAVMLLIAVCTVALGGYWSGACERQRLTGAGADGGGGEEKAADSGDVFLYSPLKVVAFVGMMCLMLVLMYFFYTVLVYVFISIFFLASVTALFSCFDAILELLGVSTVRFSVRRWEFSVRSLILAAVCISIAVVWVVYRNEDRWIWILQDLLGIAFCLNFMKTISLSNFKICVILLSLLLIYDVFFVFITPYLTKNGVSIMVQVALGPDAAGEKAQGNVVTIPAVPQPPSEKLPVVMRLPRFSAVAQNLCRMQFSILGYGDIIIPGLLVAYCSRFDVWVNSSRKIYLVSCCIAYTLGMVVTFVVMLLMESGQPALLYLVPFTLLSSATVAARRGEMKHFWTGSVYQVLDSSREPLLPEGRPWRSVGDAC, from the exons ATGGCGACTCTTGGATTTATACTTTTATCAACAATTCTGCTGGCAGCCGAGAAG ATGAACTGTCAGGAGGCGATCTTGCACCTTTCCTATGGAGGCGTTCAGAAGGAGTACTGCCTGGTGTACAATCAGAGCTGGACGCCTCTGGCCAGAAGTCTGGACCAAGCT ATTCTGTTCCCGCTGCTGAACCTGAGCACCACCACGCTGTGTGACCCGTCCTCCGTCCCCCCGGGGACCAGCCCCGCCCTGTTGAACGGGAGTGCTCTGGTGGTGCGGAGCGGAGAGTGTAACATCAGCCGTAAAGCCTTGGTGGCCCAGCGCCTGGGGGCTGGGGCCCTGCTGGTGGCCAGCCGCAGCTACCTG GTCACTCCATCAGCCAACGAGTCGGAATACGCCAAGGTCCACATTCCTCTGGCCCTCATGAGGTACATAGACCTCCTGGACACCAAGCAG GTGTTTGGCGAGGGGCAGGTGCAGGCCCAGATGTTCTCCCCGCCCCAGGCCGCGCTGGACCCCAACATGGCCGTCATGCTGCTGATCGCCGTCTGCACCGTGGCCCTGGGGGGGTACTGGAGCGGCGCCTGTGAGAG ACAGAGGCTGACGGGCGCTGGggccgacggcggcggcggggaggaGAAGGCGGCGGACAGCGGGGATGTGTTCCTGTACTCCCCCCTGAAGGTGGTGGCCTTCGTGGGCATGATGTGCCTGATGCTGGTCCTCATGTACTTCTTCTACACTGTTCTGG TGTATGTGTTCATTTCCATCTTCTTCCTTGCCTCGGTCACGGCTTTGTTCAGCTGCTTCGACGCCATCCTAGAGCTTCTGGGCGTCAGCACGGTCAG ATTTTCGGTTCGCCGCTGGGAGTTCTCCGTGAGGTCTCTCATCTTGGCTGCAGTTTGCATCAGCATTGCTGTGGTCTGGGTTGTCTACAGGAACGAAGACAG GTGGATCTGGATCCTTCAGGACCTCCTGGGAATCGCCTTCTGCCTCAACTTCATGAAGACTATCTCACTGTCCAACTTCAAG ATCTGTGTGATTCTGCTGAGCCTCCTCCTCATCTATGACGTCTTCTTCGTCTTCATCACACCCTACCTCACCAAG AACGGGGTCAGCATCATGGTGCAGGTCGCACTCGGACCGGACGCCGCAGGAGAGAAG GCACAAGGCAACGTGGTGACGATCCCTGCTGTGCCCCAGCCGCCCTCAGAGAAG cTCCCAGTGGTAATGCGACTTCCCCGCTTCAGTGCGGTGGCCCAGAACCTGTGCAGGATGCAGTTCTCCATCCTCGGATACGGAGACATCATCATCCCAG GTCTGCTGGTGGCCTACTGCAGCCGCTTTGATGTGTGGGTCAACAGCTCCAGGAAGATCTACCTGGTCAGCTGCTGCATAG cctacaCGCTGGGCATGGTGGTGACGTTCGTGGTGATGCTGCTGATGGAGTCGGGGCAGCCGGCGCTCCTCTACCTGGTGCCATTCACCCTGCTCTCCTCCGCCACCGTGGCTGCCCGCCGCGGGGAGATGAAGCACTTCTGGACAGGAAGCGTGTACCAG GTGTTGGACTCATCCAGGGAGCCTTTGCTGCCAG AGGGAAGACCTTGGCGCTCCGTAGGAGACGCATGCTGA
- the syap1 gene encoding synapse-associated protein 1 has translation MFKGLGTWLGLERAEDPPRSGDRDLSSPEERIVQQQNEVNKQRTEEDPTGTQETSPTGTQETSPTGTQEISPTRSRESQRDQGLGDYIFSFATSATKKISESVSGTAQSLKRSVEDGSIDGILDKTFLREFQKEQEKFVQENKAKRSDAAVPPWVGYNEEETIQQQILALSADRRNFLRDPPAGVQFTFDMELMSPLACVMLEEDQLLNRMRFDLVPKHVKEDVFWRNYFYRVSLVKQAAQLTALAAQQQGDGERAAGLSPQEGLSTENLQAKSPPASIGEERKAPAREEEEQQEEEEEEEEGRSSPGVSEFVSDAYDGAALDQEDLRKEIKQLVLEPAKTPSPDEEPADWEKELQQELQEYEVVPESDNKDDQWDQEIEKMLQDS, from the exons ATGTTTAAGGGGCTCGGGACGTGGCTCGGTCTGGAGCGGGCGGAGGATCCCCCAAGGAGCGGCGACCGTGACCTGTCCAGCCCGGAAGAACGGATTGTGCAACAACAGAACGAAGTCAACAAACAGCGAACTGAGGAAGACCCGACCGGGACCCAGGAGACCTCCCCGACCGGGACCCAGGAGACCTCCCCGACCGGGACCCAGGAGATCTCCCCGACCCGGAGCCGGGAGTCCCAGCGGGATCAGGGACTCGGTG ACTACATCTTCAGCTTTGCCACCAGTGCCACCAAGAAGATCTCCGAGTCGGTGTCGGGGACGGCGCAGAGTCTGAAGAGGAGCGTGGAGGACGGCAGCATCGACGGCATCCTTGACAAG ACGTTTCTGAGAGAGTtccagaaggagcaggagaagttTGTCCAAGAAAACAAAGCCAAAAGATCTG ACGCAGCCGTGCCTCCTTGGGTGGGCTACAATGAAGAGGAGACCATCCAGCAGCAGATCCTGGCTCTATCAGCG GACCGGAGGAATTTCCTGCGGGACCCTCCGGCTGGCGTCCAGTTCACCTTCGACATGGAGCTCATGTCCCCGCTGGCCTGCGTGATGCTGGAGGAGGACCAGCTGCTCAACCGCATGCGCTTCGACCTGGTGCCCAAGca TGTGAAGGAGGATGTGTTCTGGAGGAACTACTTCTACCGAGTGTCTCTGGTGAAGCAGGCGGCCCAGCTCACCGCCCTGGCGGCCCAGCAgcagggagatggggagagggcaGCCGGCCTCTCCCCCCAGGAGGGCCTCTCCACAG AAAATCTGCAAGCCAAGAGCCCCCCTGCCTCCATCGGAGAGGAGCGGAAG GCCCCggcgagggaggaggaggagcagcaggaggaggaggaggaggaggaggagggccgcaGCAGTCCCGGCGTGTCAGAGTTTGTGAGCGATGCGTATGACGGAGCGGCGCTCGACCAGGAGGACCTCAGGAAGGAGATAAAGCAGCTGGTGCTGGAGCCCGCCAAGACCCCCTCGCCCGACG agGAGCCGGCGGACTGGGAGAAGGAGCTGCAGCAGGAGCTGCAGGAGTACGAAGTGGTCCCCGAGTCAGACAACAAGGACGACCAGTGGGACCAGGAGATCGAGAAGATGCTGCAGGACAGCTAG